The genomic interval AAATGCTTTGCCTTATATCCTTGTATGGAGTGGACATTCATTTATAGTGGTATGATATCTGTCTATTCTTCAGAATTCAGACTAGCCACTAATGCCATCTGTTTGCTTGGGAGGAGATGAATCAACCAATTCAGGAACTCGATCAAGCAAGCGATTCATCTCTTCTGGAAATTCACCCTTTGCTCGGTTAGTTTTTCCTCCAATGACCACTGCTGTTCCATCTTGTAAGGCCCATATCTTTGGTTGAGCAAAGGAGAACAAGCAACAAATGAATGGCTACTTTAGACATACAGTTCAATACTGGCAACAACATGGTTGATAAGAAATCACAGAAACAATATCAACATAACATCTAGACACTCTTAAATTGAAAAGGTTATTCATGCTGGAAATGGAGGATTTTCAGCAATGATTTATAATATCAGGTGGTGTAGATTCCAGAAAATTTACAGATGAATTTGTTAATAAAACATAAGAGAAGttcttaaaatatatatatatatatatatatatatatatatatatatatatgacacaAGAGTGAATAAAAGTATGCAAAAATGAAAACCATATGGTAATAAGTGATGCATATAACTAACATGTGGCCCTAAGTTATGACCAATTGTAAAACAGTGTTCAAGAACTGGAGTACATGTTTTTTTAAGTCTCTAAACAAACATGAAATACATCATATGCAGGAAATTCTCACCTGCGAATGAGATAGAAAGCTGATGCAAGTTGTGAGCATTAGAGCACCAAATCCAGCATATACAACCGGCACTCCAGGATCAGTCTGACAAGGAAAGGTTAAGTCCAAGGCTCAATGAATGCAGCAGAAGAAAGTTGCATAGGAATTAATAAATTGTAGCCATCACCTTCAAGGCAAGACCGCTACTCCCAATTGCATCTACAATAATGATTTTGGAGCCATCAATTTCAATTGGAAGCTTGGAGCTTGGTCGTCGAACTCCAACAAATTTCCCTTCTTGATCATACAGGACAATTGATTGTAAATCTCGCAAAAGCATTGatctgaaatttcaaagaaaaattAGTATACATGACAACTGACAACAGCCAATTAGCAATATTAGTGAGTAATGTTGTAAGTTAAAAAGCTAAATAGAATCCAAAACAATTAagaaaacccaacccaaaacACAGCCAAGCAGATAAAAAACGCTTTGTTGAAAATATTCCCTTTTCTTTCCCTTTTCAAGGGTGGAGAGTAGTGGAATTGAAGTAATCTCTAGGAGAGCTTAAAATACGTATCCCCAAAACTTCAAGAAGTAAACAAGTTGAAGTTAACCTTCAAGATACATTTCAAATGTGTTATTAAAGAAGCTAAAGTTGTAAGTTGATCACATACATTCCCTTAACCTTAGGAGCATCAACATCGCCAATTGGTAAAAAGGTTCCGTAAAGCTTCTTGTCTCCATTGATCTGGAGAGGGGCAACAGCCAAATTAAAAGGCCCTTCATTATCCTTGATTACTTGTAGTGCTGAAATACTCCAATCTGTCTGGTATATGGTGATCCCTCCGTATCTTAAAGGATTGTTTACATTGATTGTTTTCCTCAGCACCTCCTTACCGTCTAGGTCCATGAGTGAAAGATCAGTATAAAATTGTGATACCTGTAACAGACACCAGGGGTGAAATGGTAGATTGACCTTGAATTTAGTAGTCAACTCCGAGGAAGCTAAAACAGGTATTTGCCATTAAAGAcaaaatatgatcaaagaAAGTGatagaaatgagaaaaaagataaaacaCATTTTCAGTAAGCCATTTAATCAATTATGATCACCAATTAAAATTTCCgcaaaaggaaaaatattCACCTCTCCACTGTCGAAATATGTCATGTAGAACTTGTTTACATGAACCTCAGTATTGAAAGCATCAGTTGGAGTAGAGAGAAACCCAGAAGGGCCTAAAACATCTCCTATAACAAAATTCAAACCCTGTGGAACTGTAACTGCTCCTTTAAAGCTCCCAGTTGCACTAAGAGTTCCACCAACCATGATCAGCAGCATTGCTAAATGAACTCCGATAGGGGCAAATCGACCAGCCAACCCCCTAAAGGCATATAAAGAAGGTCCCTTTAAAAACACCTACAGGGATGAAACTGTTCATGATTAACAGGTAGTTTTAGACGAACACTCGGAAGGTGATATCAAATATAAAGGTCAAGTaattgagtatatttttgAATGGATACATACAGTATCTCACTAGCATTATTCTCACAGCaactaataataaaattttagtaAATACAAGTTTAAGGTATCGTACTGCATATAAGTAGGAATTGCTATATGCTGGCAGCCTGGCAGCTAGCATACAAGTTTAAGATTAGCAATACGTTTTTGTATGGACACATACAGTATCTCACTAGTATTATTCTCACAGCTACCAATAATTAAATTTCCGTAAACACAATTTAAGGTATTGTACTTCATATAAGCAGGAATTGCTATATTCTGGCAGCTAGCATACAAGTTTTAAGTAACCATACATGTTTGTATGGATACATAGATTATCTCACTACATTATTCTCATAGCTACCGATAATAAAATTTCAGTAAATACAAGGTACCGTACTGCATAAGTAGGAATTGCTATATCCTGGCAGCTAGCGTACAAGATCAAGGTATGTATACATTTTTGTATGGATACATACAGTATCTCACTAGTCTTATTTTCACAGCTACCAGTACCACTAACAAAATTTCAGTAAATACAATTTTAATGTATCGTGCCACATATCAGTAGGAATTGCTATAGTTGGCAGTAACTCTGGGACATTGTTTTCAGATGACAATATACCCTAGACTCCTATAGATTCTAGTTGAACAAATGTCATTTAATGATCCACTTATACACAGTTAAACATTTTAAATAGAGaaacaaattcaagaaaatgaaagagtaAACCTCATATCCAGCTCCCATAAGAATAACACCCAAGTCTTGAACAGAAGCTCTTGGCAAAGACTCTGCAAACTCCTGCTTGTTGATGGCCTCAGAAGACTGCAAAAAACTCCACCTGTTTTCACCAATTTACTCATACGTTAAAGAAAACTCTCAACTCACTTTGATATACAAATTGTAAAAGAATTGAACGAAGCAATCAAACCTTCTTGCGACCTTGACGAGAGGTATCTGTGTTGTGTAAGTGCAGGCCATAAGTGATGCAGCCAGGAGAGCCAATGATGCAAGGAAAACGGGAGACGAGTACATATGGTCAAACCCAAGTGCCAAAACCCATCTCCAAGTGAAAATTCCCAGTACAGGACTACTTTCAGGAAACTTATCGAAATAATAATCCGGCGCCTCACCTTGATCAATGAAAGTTCCTGCAAAATCACCACATCCACATAAGGCCTAATTGCAATGGCACAAAAGAACTCACTTCATTACCCATTAACACACAATGAAGTACTGATATTAAGTTTACCTAAAAAATCGGGTTTATAATTAGAGCAATAAAAAGAGGGCTAAATGTTACTATAACATCAGGAACAAGGAAGCAAGTTTCGATATGTTAAGGTTTTAAGAAGTTTAAACAGTATAAGAGCCAAAACTGAACATACCAAGAGCCATGAGACCAGCAATGACGAACATTTCTCCAATAGCCAAAGGCAGATAAGACAAAACAGACAAAGCCTTCCTGGGCAGCCTCTTCACGTAACCCATCACCCCACTCCCTGACTTGGCCGGAGCTTTGTTGCCTCCTGTGCCGCCGCCGCCCTTCTCCTCCAACGGCGGCGGAGCTCCTTCGGAGAGTATAATCTTCTTTCCTATATTGGTGCTGCTtttgttgttcttgttttctCGAGGGGTCTTCAAGGCACAAGTGAGTGAGAATGAGAAGGGTGTTCTTTTGAGGAACTGAGAATTGTGGGGAGAGAATGCGGGTTTGAAAGTGGAGTTGAGAAAACGGGTTCTGGGTAGACATGGTTTGGGGATTAAGGAGGGGTTTAGAGCCTCCATTAATGTAGAGGATGGGAGAGTTTGGGGAAAGCTTGGGCGGGAGAGTTATCTGTTGCAGAGCTCAACTGTCATTTGAGGGACTGGCGTGTAACGACCTGCAGTTTTGTTGGTTTATCCTTCAAGGAGATATTTCtttgcttttctttttcattttcatatttttatatattgctCGCAGAAACTCTTGTTACATattgcaaaaaaaataaaaataaagaaataataaTCCTCTAGTCACGTATAGAGATGCACCAACTCAGTGCATCCGGTGAGTAATTGTCAAATAAAATCATGAGTGTCAATCGTAGAAATTATATTAAAGCTTGTGATTGAGTATTATTCATGTAGTTAATTGTTAATCGGTGaacatatatacaaattttGTGTTTAATGATAAACTTTgtctctaattttttttagtttaaggTTAATTCAGACGTTTTAGACCTTGGTTGTCAGGTTAAGCCTTGGAACCTGCTTTTCGTTTATGGTCTAACATGTTTTACCGCTTTTAATGTACTTCTAAATAAACAAGTCTAGATTCAAACATCTTACACTTTGCTAGGATTAGGTCTCATCATCCGGCACTAAGGGCCTCGGCCCGCCTTAAAGTCCGCCCTACCCTAAAGGGCCAAATCCGGCCCGACCCGGCCTAATGCAAGGGCTggcccaaattttttttattagggCATGGTAAGGGTTATGCAAATAGAGCTCGGCCCTATTGAGCCTTTTAGAATCAAGCCTGGCCCGGCCTTAAAATCCATACCTGATCctataatttttaatttatttttagattTGGTTATTATTTATTACAGACATCATACTGATAGTATTATGGGGCAGTGAGAATATTAGGCTATTGACCATTTAGGTAATGTTAATGAACTCATCCTAATTAATATATGAGGCCCATTTTAACCAATATTGTCGTAGTGGACTTTGTCAAAACCCTAGCCCCTAGGTATCTACCCCAATACTCCATCCAGCATTCAATACTTCACCCGCCACTTCATTCActattctcttcttctttattttttccCTAAAATAGATACTTTTGAGAAACTattgatttataattaaacaaaagcCCAGCTCGGCCCTAATTTTTAAGGCTGACCCTTGCAAAATAGGCCTCTAGGGCGGGTTGAGGCTTGCATTTTGAAGCCTTGGCCGGTTCCGGTCCTAAATTTTGTTGACTAAGTCAAAATCCGACCCAGCCCGACCCATAATGAGGCCCAATTAGGATGTTAGTTAGAACTCGTTCATCTCATAATTCGTATGTGGAATCGGTAACTATCTTAGTTTGTCAAAATGAGGTCTATTATTTGTCCAATGGTACGATTCCAGTCTTTACTTTTGATccaattttgaaattcaaagaTTATTTAGAGGCCATTATTGATATTTAATTAGGCCTGATATTTCCTAACtgtattaattatatatattctatataCAGAATTATTACAGACACCCTATACTGGAAAACACTACTGGCCGCATCAGGAAAAGCTTCTACACATTTTTGACCGACTCGGGTGATGAGAGTCAAATCCGAGTCAAATCAGGACATCTTCACCATATGTGGCGGTGCTGCGTTCCCAACCCTAATCAAATAGGGATTCCCAATTTGGTAAGGTACCCAATTCTGAGGTGGATTCACAGTAAACCCACCATGAATAGTTAAATACACACACCCCTCACTCTCTTCCTCACTAACTACTCTTCTATTTCAACTTCGTCATTCTTCCTCAGTTAAaatcactctctctctctctctttctcatggATTCTGATCACAAAGAAATAACTCAGGTACTTGTTCCCGACCCCATAGTTGAACCAGACCAACCCACTAAGATGCCAACTCCGCCGGAGTCTTTGGAGCAACACCCTGAAGTTGTGCCATTGAATAATCACATCTGTGATATTTGCTTCAAGGGATTTCCGTCCGGCCAAGCCCTGGGAGGTCACAAGAGTATGCACTTTCGCAAGAGCCAGGCAATCACTGGTTCTACTGCTAGTAGTAGCAGTGATCCTTTTTGTTGTCTCGTTTGCACCGAGAACTTCGACTCCAAGAAGGCGCTGACAGAACACCTCAAGTGTCACACAGTGCATGACAGCAGCAACTCTTGTTCTACTGTCTCTGATGAGACTATGTTTGATGATGATCATGGGGTTGATTCAGGTCCGGGGTTCGACTTGGCCTTGGCTCTACCTGCAGGTTGGCCTCGCAATGGAAAGAGGAAGAGGTCAGCATTCTCTGATTGTTCTGGCTCTGATGAAACTGCTGTCAACTCGGGGTTGGATTCGAGTCCCGAATCGGAGTTTATAGCTTTGGATGGGAAATTTGAAGCGGGGGGCTTCAGTGGTCTTGTGCTGTTGGCTGAGGTGTGTGCTGAGGAGGCTAGCGGCAGACCTTTGGTTGATGATGAGATCGAAATCAAGTATGAGGCAAGTAAATACAAGAGGAGGCGGCTGAATGATGCATTTGATCAGTTGGATTACAATTGCAACAATGACGTTGATGTCTTCAAGTGCAAGCAATGTGATAAAATGTTCACAAGTCCCCAAGCTCTAGGAGGTCACATGACAGGCCATAACCGTCCCAAGATCAGCTCCGCGGAGCAAGGTCATGACCAATTTAAGTCTGAAGAAGATAACAATGAACAACGTTCTCATCCTCGTCCGGTGGTTAATACATACAGCCGCAGTAAGTGTGCAAAAACATTCTCAAGTGACCGAGCCTTGGGAGGGCACATGTCAAGCCAGTGCAAACATCTGAACAACTCGGCAGATGAAAATGTTGTTAAAGATGATCCTGCTGAGCCTCGCCAAGTTGAAATGCACAGTTGTCCTAGATGCAATAAATCATTCACAAGCTTCCGTGCTTTGGGAGGGCACGTATCAAGCCATACAAAGTACGAGCACAACAATAATATGGATCGATATCAATCGAATTCTGCAGATGTATCAGCTGGTAATGCTGAAGATAATAAGAACGAACGCCGTTCACTCTATCAAACATTGCCTCACGAATGCGAAATATGTCACTTGAGTTTTCCAACAGGTCAGGCGTTGGGGGGTCATAAGAGGAAACATTATAAAGGCCCAACTGATGAAGCTCCAGCTAAATCGAATCAGCAGAGTAGTGCTCGTAGACACCTCGAAGTTGACCTCAATGAGATTCCAACTCTGGAGGATGAAGATGGAATATATGAGCCAATTAGTCAGTAGTTATTTGTTTGTAGACTTGTTTTGTTTCGTGATAGATACTTGCATAGGAaccattttgttttttatctTGTGCTTTCACTTTAGGACATGATGAAGATCAGATTGTATATATGTAAAGAGGCATACAGACATGGCGGGATTTCATACTGACATATTAGAAAATCAGAAAAGTTACTTTCTTTTAGATTCTgttattcaaatgagatttcaTCTTGGATGAACAATGGCAATATGGCATAAAGCCAAGATCAAGCGATGTCGTCTTGCTAAGTCTGCGATTAACTAGTTAGTTAGTCCTATCAGTACACTGAAGTTATATGCGTACACTGAGATATATGATCTCTTTCACAGAATACTTGTCCTATACATCTAAAAAAAATGGCATGTATATACAAACAATGTTATCTTGAATCTCAAGGACAGACCTTAACCAGCTAAAACGTGTTTAAGCTCAAAACAAAATTGGAAAAACATTTGATGAATACTGTAGCAAAGTGTGAGAAATTAGCCCCAGTGGTAGCTTCATGATTTTCGGTCACGTTTAACTTACTGCTAGAGAGCAGAATGTAAACAATTGAATGTATTCCTTTCTCATTCTCTTCTAACATGTACTAGCTGTCATCAGCAATAAGTTACAGTAGGTAATGGCTACAAATATCCAACCACCCAAGTATAGATAAAATAAAGATGTTTTTCAGTTCCAGAGTTGCATAGCAAATAAATAAGAAAGCTTACTCGTATAGCAGAGTTTCAAAGGGGATTACAAATTAAACGATATCTAAAATTCcacattgtttctttttcccCTTAGAGAATATAATCATTAGGTATACATTACAATAACACTTACGTAGAAAATGAAAGTAGTTATGTTTCGTGTCTACCAACCGTATCCGACACTCGTGTTTATTGGACGACCTACAGTATTTGAGAACATTTTGGCAAAATGATTGTTTATGAACTGTATCAAGGAAGAGATGCATGCATGGAGGAAGAGTTGATGAAGAAGAGCAAGAACACAGAAATTTTCAGTAAAAAAGTATTCAAGATGGTGAAAATGCCGCTTAGTAAAGAAGATAATATGTGTCGTAAACTATCTACAACCTTTAGAGTAGTTCTAGAGTAGCACCAGGAATTCACAACTCAACTATATTTTTGAAGGAATCAATAGTTTCCCAGTTAAATTGGAGGAATCGAAGAACTGTCGGCGATCCAAGCACTTTCGGAGTCAAATTGGAGTTCTTGGCTTCGATTAAGGTATGATTTGTTGTATTGGATGGGttgtttgtgattgttgatgaATTGTGGTTTGATTGGAGCAAATCGGAGGtgtaggaggaggaggggttaCCGCttcctagaggcggcgcgtgggagtgcGTGGGTTAGCGTAGGAGGGGTCTGAAGTtgtaggaaggaagaggaggaggaggaggagaacaGATTGGacccggcggtggcgtgatgctCGCCGtggttggtgtcggcgcgtgtgccccacgcgctgccacagtgagtggcgcgtgagcgcgcGGCgtcgtgaacagtgattccgagaagggtattttggtaatttacttacgtacggtaaatgtaaatgtaaattttatttatgtacggtaaatgtaattaaattttacgtacggtaaatgtaaatataaattactttcagtaattgtaaaaagtaatttgtaaaaggtaatttagtaaattttatttactgagtttgtatttacatttaaatagtatgtataggtacagaaatacgtaaacattatgtatacgtacagaaacagtatgtatacgtacagaaatacgtaaatagtatgtatatgtacagaaatatgtaaatagtatgtatacgtacaaaaatacgtaaatagtatacgtataaaaatacgtattattttgtgtatttgtacagtaatacatgaacattactgtgaatagtaaccgattattattgtttcggcatttaaaggtttacgaaacgtttctaaattcttttcttatattttcaaggtgatctataaagcgaggaaatgaattatcttcggaaattgtgggattacgctcgactcgataaggtgagtaaaatctcacatatttacgaatctacccttgcggtgattctaagatatttgcaagagtttttaatattgaaatacgacatgtatacaatataatggattctatatatattgtaatataatggtaataagtacatatatatataatttgctatattgtatactgttatgaattcatctggATTAGGTCAATTTGATGACAAGCATATGAGTTTAATATTGaaattgttaaacgttttgtcttcggacgtgtttataaattatgacatgtataagatataatgaattatatatatatatatcgtacaaatggttaataaatacgtatatatatatatatatagttgctatataatatactgttatgattttattgtgattttgatttgtacaatatgatgtgagattattgtacgtgatttttaacattgagattgttaaaatgtgaattgtcttcggacctgatgtttggtacaatatgatgtgagattattgtacgtgtttggcaagtcgaaacctagcctttggccgggcgaaagttacgatacagttagagctctagtttgtctgccttagtactgcatgtgaggtaacgggtggttatctgctcatgggtactcaaattgttttggatgttgggtagcgggtggctatccaatattggtggtgtattacgagaggggtaacagatgtgtaccaacGTTTAATTAGGAGTACTTTAACGTGTTGACAATATAATAATTGTTGGCTGTTATTAAAAATAACAATATAATAGTCGAAATTGATGTCAACATGGTCAAATATCAAAACTACGAGTATGGAAGAACTTTTTCTTACATATGGATCATTTAGTTTTTCTGGTTTTCTATATCCACTTTGGCACATGATTAAGatcagattatatatatatatatatatatatatatatatatatatatatatatatatatatgtaaaaatCCCTACATACATGGCGGGGTTCATATCGAAATATTAGAATTAAATTCGCAcaccttcctttttttttatggagACAAATCTGCGAATGTCCAattaggggtggacacgggtcaatacggttcggttttggataAAATGCATAACTCAACCCACACAGttcggttttacccgtatgtaaaatacgtaatattatatattaattttaaagtacaaaatttaacataaagatgaaaaactaatgGTCTAATGATTATTCCATACCTAATTAACTCTAATATCTCCACAGTGCATATTTAGCTCATGAACAAAAAACTTTACTGCATTAAATTCAGAGAGGAACAAAAATGTTCACACTCCCTATGGGGTTAGGTAATTGAACATCGCTAAGTCGGTCATGTAGGTCACATGGTCTATCCAAGCCTTCTTTCACATCTCATGTGAGCTGTTATTAATACTTATTCGCTGAGGATATGAAACATTAATAGAATCATTGATTATATAATTCAATTTATAGAGTCACAGTACAAAAAGAAGCGACGGGAAATAGAGATCGAAGGAGGAGGGAGgagagaagagggaggagAGCGGAGTTATATGGACTGGTTTTGCGGAATGAAGTGAAGTTTTACTATACCGCTAAATTAAGGAGTGATGATTTAGAAAGAAAGAGGGTCATAAGTTTTTTTGTGTCTGAGAGATGAGAGAGACCGCAAGATTGATTATATCAATTAGGTTTATGCTGACtttagttttacttttttttaaataataaaagtaaaaatatataaaaacgaTGACGTTGTTGACTTCGGGTTATTTGGAtcagttcggtttggttcaGTTTATGAGCGACTAAACCCAAAATCTAACCCAAACataatcggttcggttcgattttttaattttcggttcagttttttttttcaaattctttttaGGTTcggatattattattttttttttcagttttcggATCTGCGTGTCCACCCAATGCCCAATGCATCATTGCATCTTTGCTTTTGTGTTTTGTTATTCCAATAGCATAAGTCTGAAGCTGGACCTTAATAGGTATTGAAAGAATTACTGTAAAGATCAATACTGAaaagatatatttacaaataaTATGAACACATGAATTCAACACACAATTGCGGGACTAAACTAAAACCATGAAGAACAGAGTTTCCTAGTGTAGCTAGGAATACACCTGAACCCATCTCCAAAGCACTCTGCATCACAGCCTTGTTAGCGACACCTACGTCTTGAGATCACCGGCTGCACATGCACTAAGCAAAAGAATTAAGCTAACGAGAcaaaatgtttttttgtttcaaaacTAGAGCAGAATGTGGCTGCAGTGTTTTACGAAGACTTCAACACAAGGACTTGAGCCTCTATTTATATTGATCAATTTGCATAACATATCACAATTCACTAAGATTAACAGCTCTATGTTAACAGCTGTAGAGGCATAACATATCACAATTCACTCAGATTAATCAGGTTATTAATTTTGCAAGAGTTATAACTCGATACGGAGATACACCGCCAAGTTTTCAATAATAGTCATACTCATATGCTTCTGTTGATCCTCAATTACAATTCGACAATTAATCACATTTGTAATCCAACTCTTCTAAGAAAATGTTAAATCCAAATTAAGTCTTACAAGTATCAACGTATACACTAATTGACTGACGGTTGTGCATATATGAAGGATAAGAGGCGCACGTCTGCAAAATATCAAACGTGCTGATTAATCACGTATGAGCTTG from Argentina anserina chromosome 2, drPotAnse1.1, whole genome shotgun sequence carries:
- the LOC126783837 gene encoding zinc finger protein ZAT4-like — encoded protein: MDSDHKEITQVLVPDPIVEPDQPTKMPTPPESLEQHPEVVPLNNHICDICFKGFPSGQALGGHKSMHFRKSQAITGSTASSSSDPFCCLVCTENFDSKKALTEHLKCHTVHDSSNSCSTVSDETMFDDDHGVDSGPGFDLALALPAGWPRNGKRKRSAFSDCSGSDETAVNSGLDSSPESEFIALDGKFEAGGFSGLVLLAEVCAEEASGRPLVDDEIEIKYEASKYKRRRLNDAFDQLDYNCNNDVDVFKCKQCDKMFTSPQALGGHMTGHNRPKISSAEQGHDQFKSEEDNNEQRSHPRPVVNTYSRSKCAKTFSSDRALGGHMSSQCKHLNNSADENVVKDDPAEPRQVEMHSCPRCNKSFTSFRALGGHVSSHTKYEHNNNMDRYQSNSADVSAGNAEDNKNERRSLYQTLPHECEICHLSFPTGQALGGHKRKHYKGPTDEAPAKSNQQSSARRHLEVDLNEIPTLEDEDGIYEPISQ
- the LOC126785132 gene encoding cytochrome c biogenesis protein CCS1, chloroplastic produces the protein MEALNPSLIPKPCLPRTRFLNSTFKPAFSPHNSQFLKRTPFSFSLTCALKTPRENKNNKSSTNIGKKIILSEGAPPPLEEKGGGGTGGNKAPAKSGSGVMGYVKRLPRKALSVLSYLPLAIGEMFVIAGLMALGTFIDQGEAPDYYFDKFPESSPVLGIFTWRWVLALGFDHMYSSPVFLASLALLAASLMACTYTTQIPLVKVARRWSFLQSSEAINKQEFAESLPRASVQDLGVILMGAGYEVFLKGPSLYAFRGLAGRFAPIGVHLAMLLIMVGGTLSATGSFKGAVTVPQGLNFVIGDVLGPSGFLSTPTDAFNTEVHVNKFYMTYFDSGEVSQFYTDLSLMDLDGKEVLRKTINVNNPLRYGGITIYQTDWSISALQVIKDNEGPFNLAVAPLQINGDKKLYGTFLPIGDVDAPKVKGISMLLRDLQSIVLYDQEGKFVGVRRPSSKLPIEIDGSKIIIVDAIGSSGLALKTDPGVPVVYAGFGALMLTTCISFLSHSQIWALQDGTAVVIGGKTNRAKGEFPEEMNRLLDRVPELVDSSPPKQTDGISG